One window of the Runella slithyformis DSM 19594 genome contains the following:
- a CDS encoding APC family permease, with amino-acid sequence MANSSTTQFKQSLGLLDATMLVSGAMIGSGIFIVSADMARILGSTGWLLVAWILTGVVTVAAALSYGELAGMMPKAGGQYIYIQRAFGPLASFVYGWTVFMVIQTGTIAAVAVAFTKYSAVFFPKLNFQNAENVLFNIGPVNVYWGTFYAIVCIILLTFINTRGVNAGKLIQNIFTSTKLLALFGLILIGIGYGLQSGVLQQNFQNAWEASRVSKETGEITMLSGMALIVALGVAMIGSLFSSDAWNNVTFIAAEIKNPKKNIPLSLLLGTLVVTVLYVLANVAYLCILPLKGSSAGTDVMAQGIQFAEYPTDRVATAAMSVIFGSASVGIMAVLIMISTFGCINGLILAGARLYYAMAQDGLFLKQASSLNARSVPGKALWVQCIWAGLLCLSGSYNQLLNYCTFGSLLFYMVTITGIFVLRRREPDTERPYKAVGYPFVPLFYIVVTLGICLILLSDANTRFDTGMGLLIVALGIPVYYFTGKQKN; translated from the coding sequence CTGTTGGTAGCTTGGATTCTCACGGGAGTGGTCACGGTAGCAGCGGCTTTAAGCTATGGTGAATTGGCCGGAATGATGCCTAAAGCAGGTGGTCAATACATTTATATTCAGCGTGCTTTCGGACCCCTGGCAAGTTTTGTATATGGATGGACCGTGTTCATGGTCATTCAGACGGGTACCATTGCGGCCGTAGCGGTGGCTTTTACCAAATATTCGGCCGTTTTCTTTCCAAAGCTTAATTTTCAGAATGCGGAAAATGTCTTATTTAACATTGGGCCGGTAAACGTATATTGGGGAACCTTCTACGCCATTGTCTGCATTATTCTGCTTACATTTATCAATACCAGAGGTGTAAATGCGGGAAAACTCATCCAAAATATTTTTACTTCTACAAAATTACTGGCGCTTTTCGGGCTGATATTAATCGGCATAGGATATGGTCTTCAAAGTGGTGTTTTGCAACAAAATTTTCAAAACGCCTGGGAGGCAAGCCGGGTTTCAAAAGAAACCGGAGAAATAACGATGCTCTCAGGAATGGCCCTTATCGTTGCGTTAGGGGTCGCTATGATCGGCTCACTTTTTTCTTCTGATGCGTGGAATAATGTGACGTTTATTGCGGCTGAAATCAAAAATCCTAAAAAGAACATTCCGCTAAGTCTTTTGCTCGGAACATTGGTCGTTACGGTGCTTTATGTATTGGCTAATGTCGCGTATTTGTGCATTCTTCCCTTAAAAGGGTCAAGTGCGGGTACTGACGTCATGGCACAGGGAATACAATTTGCGGAATATCCCACCGACCGGGTTGCTACGGCTGCCATGTCGGTTATCTTCGGAAGTGCTTCAGTGGGTATTATGGCAGTATTGATCATGATTTCCACGTTTGGCTGTATCAATGGTCTTATTTTGGCAGGTGCCCGTTTATATTACGCTATGGCTCAGGATGGATTGTTTTTAAAGCAGGCGTCATCCCTTAATGCAAGATCAGTGCCGGGCAAAGCGCTTTGGGTACAGTGTATATGGGCCGGTCTTTTGTGTTTATCAGGCAGTTATAATCAGTTGCTCAATTACTGTACGTTTGGGTCTTTACTGTTTTACATGGTGACCATTACGGGAATTTTCGTGTTGCGTCGTCGTGAACCTGACACGGAGCGCCCCTACAAGGCGGTGGGGTATCCTTTTGTTCCTCTTTTTTATATTGTGGTCACGCTCGGTATCTGCCTGATATTGTTAAGTGATGCCAATACCCGCTTCGATACCGGTATGGGGTTATTGATCGTAGCGCTGGGGATTCCCGTTTATTATTTTACCGGGAAGCAAAAGAATTAA
- a CDS encoding MFS transporter translates to MQKNKASILNAWCMYDWANSVHSLVIVSAIFPIYFSNTAVNAQGGPDVEFLGITVKNSALFSFAVSFAFLFIALINPVLGAIADFSGSKKRFMQFFVYLGSLSCLLLYFFDREHLVIGVIAFAVSLVGWSGSIVFYNAYLPEIATENRFDTLSARGFTMGYIGSVLLLVFNLTMLIKPEWYGGIDSGTACRISFVTVAIWWVVFAQIPFYYLPNGVASTEKREGGWIWNGFRELKKVVGELSHLPITKRFLVSFFFYNMGVQTVMYIGTIFGSNELHLPDNALIVTILLLQLLAIVGAYCAALLSGKWGNTSTISAIIVIWIGVCVAAYFVYTETQFYGLAAGIGFVMGGVQSLSRSTYAKLLPDNTPDTASYFSFYDACDKFSTFLGTTIFGIITQVSGMRNSLLFLVLIFVIGLLILRRIPSQKIYRTPLSAS, encoded by the coding sequence ATGCAAAAAAACAAAGCCTCCATTCTCAACGCCTGGTGCATGTACGATTGGGCCAATTCTGTCCATTCACTTGTAATCGTCTCGGCCATTTTTCCCATTTACTTCAGCAACACCGCCGTCAACGCACAGGGCGGGCCTGACGTGGAGTTTTTGGGGATCACCGTCAAAAACTCTGCGCTGTTTTCATTTGCAGTTTCTTTCGCTTTTTTATTCATTGCGCTGATAAACCCCGTTTTAGGGGCCATCGCCGACTTTAGTGGCAGTAAGAAGCGTTTCATGCAGTTCTTTGTGTATTTGGGTTCTCTGTCGTGTCTGCTGCTTTATTTCTTTGACCGTGAACATCTGGTGATCGGCGTCATTGCCTTTGCTGTTTCATTGGTTGGTTGGTCGGGCAGTATCGTGTTTTATAACGCGTACTTACCGGAAATAGCCACTGAAAACCGATTTGATACTTTATCGGCTCGAGGGTTTACGATGGGCTACATCGGCAGCGTGCTGCTTCTGGTCTTCAACCTGACCATGCTCATCAAGCCCGAGTGGTACGGTGGTATTGACTCGGGAACAGCCTGTCGAATTTCGTTTGTGACGGTGGCGATCTGGTGGGTCGTTTTCGCACAGATTCCTTTTTATTATTTGCCGAATGGGGTTGCTTCAACGGAGAAAAGAGAAGGAGGCTGGATATGGAATGGCTTTCGAGAGCTCAAAAAAGTAGTGGGTGAGTTGAGCCATCTGCCCATTACCAAGCGATTTTTGGTTTCTTTTTTCTTTTACAACATGGGTGTACAGACGGTCATGTACATTGGAACTATCTTTGGCAGCAATGAACTGCATCTGCCTGATAATGCACTGATCGTTACTATCCTGCTGTTGCAGCTTTTAGCCATTGTGGGTGCTTATTGCGCTGCGTTGCTCTCGGGGAAATGGGGAAACACAAGTACCATTTCGGCTATTATAGTGATTTGGATAGGAGTCTGTGTGGCGGCTTATTTTGTCTATACCGAAACGCAGTTCTACGGATTGGCGGCGGGGATCGGTTTTGTGATGGGAGGTGTTCAGTCGCTTTCCCGCTCTACTTACGCTAAGCTGTTGCCCGACAATACCCCCGATACGGCCTCGTATTTTAGTTTTTACGATGCCTGCGATAAATTTTCGACATTTTTGGGAACCACCATTTTCGGAATCATTACCCAAGTGTCGGGGATGCGGAACAGTCTTTTATTCTTAGTACTGATTTTTGTGATCGGTCTTTTGATCTTACGGCGAATTCCTTCTCAAAAAATTTACCGAACTCCTTTGAGTGCTTCTTAA
- a CDS encoding transposase, with protein sequence MQYTLFDLDSPIFTKLYLFKNSTKLGLIYQTINWSSLVELLPEKKTMVGAPSWLPPQGYFGLMFLKHYTKLSDEKLLERFNTDWAMQLFCGALLPDGELIRDNSFVSSVRSYLGQHVDLESFQSKMVENWKEELPDRHVVLADATCYEVYIRFPTDAKILWECCEWLWDKQIPQFCKDHKLKEPRSKFKEQKKKHLVYSKLRKRTYRKTQARKRASLQLLSKGINEFQAILNQTKAVGLSGKDASVFKTIKQVYQQQNHYFKHPKSKIKHRIVSLHKPHIRPIVRGKENKPVEFGMKVHKIQVGGINLIEHDSYEAFNECKRLKISILKCKNNFGKCTHVSADKIYATNENRRFCTQHEIQTNFVRKGAGKDDKPTKKIKELLNKQRSTSLEGSFGTEKEHYLLHKIKAQNPKTEKVWLFFGIHTANAVKIAKRREKANKDVWQAA encoded by the coding sequence ATGCAATATACGCTTTTCGATTTAGATTCTCCAATCTTCACTAAATTGTATTTATTCAAGAATTCGACCAAGTTAGGTTTGATTTATCAAACCATCAACTGGTCATCATTGGTGGAACTACTTCCTGAGAAAAAAACGATGGTAGGTGCGCCATCATGGCTTCCCCCTCAAGGTTATTTTGGATTGATGTTCTTGAAACACTACACTAAATTGAGTGATGAAAAACTCTTGGAACGCTTTAATACGGACTGGGCGATGCAGCTTTTTTGTGGTGCTTTACTACCTGATGGTGAATTGATTAGAGATAATTCTTTTGTTTCGAGTGTGCGAAGTTATCTTGGGCAACATGTTGATTTAGAGAGTTTTCAGTCAAAAATGGTTGAAAATTGGAAAGAAGAATTGCCCGACAGGCATGTAGTGTTAGCTGATGCGACTTGCTATGAGGTATATATTCGTTTTCCAACCGATGCAAAGATTCTCTGGGAATGTTGTGAATGGTTATGGGATAAACAAATACCCCAATTTTGTAAGGATCACAAGTTGAAAGAACCCCGTTCTAAATTCAAAGAGCAGAAGAAAAAACATTTGGTCTATTCTAAACTTAGAAAGAGAACTTACAGAAAGACACAAGCAAGAAAACGAGCGAGCCTTCAGTTGTTATCGAAAGGGATCAATGAATTTCAAGCAATTCTCAACCAAACCAAGGCGGTTGGTTTATCCGGCAAAGATGCTTCTGTTTTCAAGACCATCAAGCAAGTCTATCAGCAACAAAATCATTATTTTAAGCATCCCAAGTCCAAAATTAAGCACCGAATCGTGAGCTTGCATAAGCCTCACATTCGTCCCATCGTCCGAGGCAAGGAAAATAAACCGGTAGAATTTGGCATGAAGGTTCATAAAATACAGGTAGGTGGCATCAACCTTATAGAGCATGACAGTTATGAAGCATTTAATGAGTGTAAAAGGCTGAAAATAAGTATATTGAAGTGCAAAAACAACTTTGGAAAGTGTACTCATGTATCGGCAGACAAGATTTATGCTACCAATGAAAACAGGCGATTTTGTACTCAACATGAGATTCAGACAAACTTTGTCCGAAAAGGAGCAGGCAAGGATGACAAGCCAACTAAAAAGATAAAAGAGCTACTCAACAAGCAACGAAGTACAAGTTTAGAGGGAAGTTTTGGTACGGAAAAAGAGCATTATTTACTGCATAAAATTAAAGCTCAAAATCCCAAAACTGAAAAGGTCTGGCTGTTTTTTGGAATTCATACTGCTAACGCTGTTAAGATTGCCAAAAGAAGAGAAAAGGCAAACAAAGACGTTTGGCAAGCTGCCTAA